From a single Nostoc edaphicum CCNP1411 genomic region:
- a CDS encoding glycosyltransferase family 4 protein, whose translation MIKVALLHFCFEDYTIELANSLVKYVDLTLIQPEKVSNVCSNVLDSRIRVISFKKPRIRDPRNILSMGAMMRIIKDIQPDVLHVQETNDPWYDWTLLLNKMPPLVTTIHDVFRHPGDNMSVFGSEYTRRISFYRSQQLIVHTHQLKKILIEQFRIPQERVNVLPHGELGSLYQRRGNENIQAREQYTLLFFGRILPYKGLKYLLDAMPLIAESIPEIKLIIAGRGGNIRQYFPDGYDEKRYEIINEFIPLEEVGNLFQRSTVTVLPYIEASQSGVAALSYGMGTLVVASEVGGLSEIVQHKKDGLLVPPCDVPALADAIICLLRDRSLQQSMQTAVLARCQQDLNWSNIAAQTVEIYHREMNMQK comes from the coding sequence ATGATTAAGGTTGCTCTCTTACATTTTTGCTTTGAAGACTACACCATCGAATTAGCAAACAGTCTGGTTAAATATGTTGATTTAACGCTAATTCAGCCGGAAAAAGTCTCAAATGTCTGTAGCAATGTTCTTGACTCCAGAATCCGCGTCATTAGCTTTAAAAAACCACGGATTCGCGACCCACGCAACATATTGTCTATGGGCGCTATGATGCGTATCATCAAAGACATACAACCAGATGTTTTACATGTGCAGGAAACTAACGATCCTTGGTACGATTGGACTCTGTTACTCAACAAGATGCCACCATTGGTGACAACTATCCACGATGTATTTCGTCACCCAGGGGATAATATGAGCGTATTTGGTTCTGAGTATACCAGACGTATTAGTTTCTACCGTTCCCAACAGTTGATTGTCCATACTCATCAACTAAAAAAGATTCTCATTGAACAATTTCGTATACCTCAGGAGAGAGTCAATGTTTTACCTCATGGGGAACTTGGTAGTTTGTATCAGCGTCGAGGTAATGAAAATATTCAAGCCCGTGAGCAATATACTTTGCTATTTTTTGGACGCATCTTACCCTATAAGGGATTGAAATATTTGCTTGATGCTATGCCCTTAATTGCTGAATCTATACCTGAAATCAAGCTGATTATTGCTGGAAGGGGAGGAAACATTAGGCAATATTTTCCTGATGGTTATGATGAAAAACGCTACGAGATTATTAATGAGTTTATTCCCCTTGAAGAAGTAGGTAATCTATTTCAACGGAGCACGGTAACAGTTTTGCCATATATCGAAGCCTCTCAAAGTGGTGTGGCAGCCTTATCTTATGGAATGGGAACGCTGGTCGTAGCTTCTGAGGTGGGGGGATTGAGTGAGATAGTTCAGCACAAAAAAGATGGTTTGTTAGTTCCACCCTGTGATGTTCCAGCTCTAGCGGATGCTATTATTTGTTTGTTACGCGATCGCAGCTTGCAACAAAGTATGCAAACTGCCGTACTAGCTCGTTGTCAGCAAGATTTAAATTGGTCAAATATTGCCGCTCAAACGGTCGAAATCTATCATAGAGAAATGAATATGCAAAAATAA
- a CDS encoding sugar transferase, whose protein sequence is MSNQSIATNKLSEVPLDLRASSLVRVRKGSWWLRLITLFLVDYTLLSLAWVFAGYQSDYGNFAWNIPSNYLPILITIGIQIGSLALEGIYREGQKRYDYLNIIKSLTFAHGLILLVCLLYQPIIDITRPRLILLSWLLSILFICTGRYAVNIALEYLRKQKKIVRSSVFIICDPQDHEQIASFIKKEKHYIVSGTAHANALDRYQRQQTLNQLNQLGVTEVFISWDALKNRMFLCWLFQASGIQVHILPMELKPIYKNVEFNKIGGMPCLSLDCPIITGKDFWIKRSCDFCLATLFVMLSFPIYIAIAIAIKLDSSGTVFYRQTRIGLHGQQFKVWKFRTMRSDAEKLQKELEALNETKDGIIFKIKDDPRITRVGKFLRRYSLDELPQLFNVIFGEMSIVGPRPLPTRDVDKFSEHHFIRHEVLPGITGLWQVSGRSDILDFEQVINLDLNYIENWSLGLDFEILLKTVMVVLKKEGAY, encoded by the coding sequence ATGAGTAATCAAAGCATTGCAACAAATAAATTGAGTGAAGTGCCTTTAGATTTACGTGCATCTTCATTGGTCAGGGTACGCAAGGGTTCGTGGTGGTTAAGATTAATCACACTGTTTTTAGTAGACTATACTCTTTTATCCTTAGCTTGGGTTTTCGCTGGATATCAATCTGATTATGGGAATTTTGCTTGGAATATACCTAGTAATTATTTACCAATTTTAATCACGATTGGGATTCAAATAGGATCGCTAGCTCTCGAAGGTATTTATCGAGAAGGTCAAAAACGCTATGACTATTTGAATATTATCAAATCGCTAACTTTTGCTCATGGATTAATACTGCTTGTTTGTCTTTTGTATCAACCAATTATTGATATTACACGTCCAAGACTAATATTGTTATCTTGGCTGCTGAGTATATTGTTTATTTGTACTGGTAGATACGCTGTAAATATTGCTCTTGAATATCTCCGGAAGCAGAAAAAAATAGTTCGTTCTTCTGTCTTCATAATTTGTGATCCTCAAGATCATGAGCAGATTGCTAGCTTTATCAAAAAAGAAAAGCACTACATTGTATCTGGAACTGCACATGCTAATGCATTAGACAGATATCAACGTCAGCAAACCTTGAACCAACTTAATCAATTAGGTGTAACAGAAGTTTTTATATCTTGGGATGCTCTAAAAAATAGAATGTTTTTATGTTGGTTATTTCAAGCATCTGGCATCCAAGTACATATTTTACCGATGGAATTAAAACCAATTTATAAAAATGTAGAATTTAATAAAATAGGGGGAATGCCTTGTCTGAGCTTGGATTGTCCGATAATTACAGGTAAAGATTTTTGGATAAAGCGTAGTTGTGATTTCTGTTTGGCGACTTTATTTGTAATGTTGTCATTTCCTATTTATATAGCTATAGCTATAGCTATAAAACTTGACTCTTCCGGCACAGTGTTTTACAGACAAACCCGTATAGGTTTACATGGGCAACAGTTTAAAGTCTGGAAATTCAGAACGATGAGGTCTGATGCGGAAAAATTACAGAAAGAATTAGAAGCTTTAAATGAAACGAAAGATGGAATTATCTTTAAAATTAAAGATGATCCTCGTATTACCCGTGTTGGAAAATTCCTCCGTCGTTATAGCTTAGACGAATTACCCCAACTTTTTAATGTTATCTTCGGAGAAATGAGTATAGTAGGACCTCGCCCTTTACCTACTAGAGACGTAGATAAGTTTTCTGAACATCATTTTATTAGGCATGAAGTTTTACCTGGTATTACAGGTCTTTGGCAAGTCTCAGGTCGCTCCGATATTTTAGATTTTGAACAAGTGATAAATCTTGATCTTAACTACATTGAAAATTGGTCTCTTGGATTAGACTTTGAAATTCTGCTAAAAACAGTTATGGTAGTTTTGAAAAAAGAAGGTGCCTACTAA
- a CDS encoding amino acid adenylation domain-containing protein yields the protein MQISSQTSDYKQNIPSETLTHIIGTQVIQAWNDTQVVHHQALCIHQMFEMQVERSPQGIAVVYENTQLTYQQLNQRANELAHYLRTLGVGPDVLVGICLERSLEMIVGLLGILKAGGAYVPLDPTYPSERLAFILEDTQTPVLLTQEKLVKNLPPHQAQVICLDSNWQGNIPNSQENPVNETTAENLIYVIYTSGSTGQPKGVMIPHRGICNQLHWKQTTFGLTHADKVLLTISFSFDPSVWQIFWPLCFGGQLFMARPGGHKDPAYLVQVITEQQITVLALVPSILRVLLEEKGIENCRFLRHIICGGETLPGELIERFFAQLNLDNVLHNCYGPTEASIDTTFWTCQRGTNYTIAPIGRPITNAEIHILDENLQPVPIGESGELHIGGIGLARGYLNRAELTTEKFIVNPFNSEPGARLYKTGDLARYLSDGNIEFLGRIDYQVKIRGFRIELGEIEARLGQHPELTQALVIAREDVPGDKQLVAYIVASPEQIPSQVELRRFLEGQLPEYMVPASFVFLDTLPLNPNGKIDRQALPAPDTFALSLSTNFVPPQNPREEVLATIWATVLRLEQVGIHDNFFELGGHSLLATQVMSRVRQAFRIEIPLQLLFENPTIATLAQAIAQNQTQDNDPQNQTIPQVANRESAPLSFAQQRVWFLQQLQPNSRAYIVSNAQRLTGKLNADILQQSLDAIVVHHEALRTNFISSLDGSPIQVIGTPRPVELKVIEVTQEQVECLLNQEAQRPFNLETDLMLRATLLQIDEQQHVLLLVMHHIASDGWSINILWQQLAAVYEALLSGKPSPLAKLPIQYADFAVWQHQWLSDEILSSQINYWKTQLAGANTVLELPTDRPRPPVQTYQGTVQSLMLPQTLSASLKKLSHQQGVTLFMTLLAAFGTTLHRYTGQEDILIGSPIAGRNQVETEGLIGFFVNTLAIRTKLSGNPSFRQLLSQVREVTLGAYAHQDLPFEKLVEELQPERNLSHSPLFQVMFAFHNTPSELWELPGLNITPLEVHNGAAKFDLTLDLEETSEGIKGGIEYNTDLFDATTIAQMLGHFQTLLEGIVANPEQHISDLPLLTVAEQHQLLKEWNNTEADYDLSQCLHQLFEAQVEKTPDAIAVKFAEKHLTYSELNCRANQLANYLQTCGVQSDVLVAICVERSLEMVVGLLGILKAGGAYVPLDPEYPQERIAYMLEDCQAPVLLTQSNLVEHLPGKTQKICLDTEWETISQQSDRNPNSSVKPLDLAYVIYTSGSTGKPKGAMNTHRGICNRLLWMQDAYKLNATDSILQKTPFSFDVSVWEFFWPLLTGARLVMAQPGGQRDATYLINTIAQEEITTLHFVPSMLQIFLETKGLERCKSLKRVFCSGEALPVDLQERFFERMGCELHNLYGPTEAAIDVTFWQCQTESNLTSVPIGRAIANTQLYILDSHLQPVPLGAKGELYIGGVGVATGYLNRPDLTAERFISHPFNKGEKLYKTGDLARYLPDGNIEYIGRIDHQVKIRGFRIELGEIEALLAQHPGIQETVVIARVDNPQNQRLVAYIVPHPEQTPTTDELRHFLKQKLPEYMVPSAFVLLDTLPLTPNGKIDRRALPAPNSTKLDSENTYVAPRDQLEFQLTKIWEQILGVQPIGVKDNFFELGGHSILAVKLFWQIEKTFNKNLPLAILFQSGTVEALAKIICQEEDLTKNLASVNTLDKSKPAWSSLVEIQPNGSKPPFFCIHGLGGEVLCFRELAMHLGSEQPFYGLQPQGLDEKYPFHTRVEDMATHYIQEIQTLQPKGPYFLGGYSFGGIVAFEMAQQLQEQGEQVGILVMLDSCRPGYSWRASFLKRGFLHLKNMVQQGPSYLWQKAVKWIYWRKRHLRNKYNRYLEELLNLPENDKHLKSIDTNTQAISEYIFSPYLGQAILLRTEDQNRSEAMGTQYDPQFGWGDIVTGELNIHYLPGSHLGILKEPHVQVLAEILGNCLTQAQSPKN from the coding sequence ATGCAGATAAGTAGCCAGACTTCAGATTATAAGCAAAATATTCCGTCAGAGACTTTAACTCACATCATTGGCACTCAAGTTATACAGGCATGGAATGATACCCAAGTCGTTCATCATCAGGCTCTGTGCATCCATCAAATGTTTGAGATGCAAGTAGAGCGATCGCCCCAAGGCATTGCTGTAGTATATGAGAATACACAACTTACTTATCAGCAGTTAAACCAGCGGGCAAATGAACTAGCGCACTACCTACGTACTTTAGGTGTTGGGCCTGATGTACTTGTGGGCATTTGCCTGGAGCGCTCCTTGGAGATGATCGTAGGACTACTGGGCATTCTGAAAGCTGGAGGCGCTTATGTGCCTTTAGATCCGACATATCCCTCAGAACGTTTAGCTTTCATCTTGGAAGACACCCAAACACCAGTATTGTTAACCCAAGAGAAATTGGTCAAGAACTTGCCACCGCATCAGGCGCAAGTAATTTGTCTGGACTCAAACTGGCAAGGGAATATCCCAAACAGTCAAGAAAATCCTGTAAATGAAACGACGGCTGAGAATCTCATCTATGTAATCTACACATCTGGTTCTACAGGACAGCCCAAGGGTGTAATGATCCCTCATCGTGGGATTTGCAATCAACTCCACTGGAAGCAAACAACCTTTGGATTAACTCACGCAGACAAAGTTTTACTGACTATTTCTTTTAGTTTCGACCCTTCAGTGTGGCAGATATTCTGGCCATTGTGCTTTGGAGGGCAATTGTTCATGGCTCGCCCTGGTGGACATAAAGACCCTGCCTACCTTGTACAGGTAATTACTGAGCAGCAAATCACCGTTTTGGCCTTAGTACCTTCCATCCTCCGTGTCTTACTGGAAGAGAAGGGAATTGAGAATTGCCGATTTCTCAGACACATTATCTGCGGTGGTGAAACTTTACCTGGCGAACTCATAGAACGTTTCTTTGCTCAATTGAATTTGGATAATGTTCTACATAATTGTTATGGCCCGACAGAAGCTTCCATTGATACCACTTTCTGGACTTGCCAGCGCGGCACTAATTACACCATTGCTCCCATTGGTCGCCCGATTACTAATGCAGAGATTCACATCCTCGATGAAAACTTACAGCCAGTTCCTATTGGTGAATCAGGTGAACTGCATATAGGCGGTATTGGTTTAGCGCGAGGCTATCTTAACCGTGCAGAATTGACCACAGAGAAGTTCATTGTCAACCCTTTTAACTCTGAACCTGGGGCACGTCTTTACAAAACTGGGGATTTGGCGCGTTATTTGAGCGATGGTAATATCGAATTCCTTGGTCGGATTGACTACCAAGTAAAGATTCGTGGCTTCCGTATTGAATTGGGAGAAATTGAAGCCAGATTAGGTCAACATCCGGAACTGACACAGGCTTTAGTCATAGCCAGAGAGGATGTTCCTGGGGACAAGCAACTCGTGGCATATATTGTTGCTAGTCCAGAGCAAATTCCTAGCCAGGTTGAATTGCGTCGCTTTTTGGAAGGTCAACTACCTGAATACATGGTGCCCGCTTCCTTTGTATTTTTGGACACCTTGCCACTAAATCCCAATGGGAAAATAGACCGTCAGGCTTTACCAGCACCGGATACATTTGCTCTTAGTCTATCAACTAACTTTGTCCCACCTCAGAATCCTAGAGAAGAAGTCTTAGCTACCATCTGGGCAACAGTTTTGCGTCTGGAACAAGTAGGCATTCACGACAATTTTTTTGAATTGGGAGGTCATTCACTGCTGGCCACTCAAGTAATGTCTAGGGTTCGCCAAGCCTTTCGGATAGAAATACCGTTGCAACTTTTGTTTGAGAATCCCACGATCGCTACTTTAGCTCAAGCGATCGCCCAAAATCAGACTCAAGACAATGATCCCCAAAATCAGACTATTCCTCAAGTAGCCAACCGCGAGTCAGCCCCTTTATCCTTTGCCCAACAGCGAGTGTGGTTTTTGCAGCAGTTGCAACCCAACAGTCGAGCATATATCGTCTCAAATGCACAGCGCTTAACAGGCAAGTTAAATGCAGATATATTGCAACAGTCACTAGATGCGATCGTTGTCCATCATGAAGCACTGCGAACAAACTTCATCTCATCACTTGATGGTAGTCCCATACAAGTAATTGGCACGCCTCGACCAGTGGAACTCAAGGTAATTGAGGTAACACAGGAGCAAGTGGAATGTCTGCTAAATCAAGAGGCGCAACGCCCCTTCAACTTAGAAACTGACTTGATGCTGCGAGCTACCTTGCTCCAAATAGACGAACAGCAGCATGTACTCCTGTTAGTCATGCACCACATCGCCTCAGATGGGTGGTCAATAAATATTCTCTGGCAGCAATTAGCAGCTGTTTATGAAGCCTTGTTGAGTGGTAAGCCTTCCCCCCTGGCAAAATTGCCCATTCAGTATGCCGATTTTGCGGTCTGGCAACACCAATGGCTATCGGATGAAATACTTTCTAGCCAAATCAACTACTGGAAAACCCAGTTAGCAGGTGCTAATACTGTATTAGAATTACCAACCGACCGACCACGGCCACCAGTTCAAACTTACCAGGGAACAGTGCAATCCCTGATGCTACCCCAAACCCTGAGTGCATCGCTAAAAAAACTCTCACATCAGCAGGGTGTCACCCTATTCATGACATTGCTGGCGGCTTTTGGGACAACACTGCACCGCTACACTGGGCAAGAAGATATTCTCATCGGTTCTCCGATTGCTGGTCGCAACCAAGTTGAAACCGAAGGCTTGATTGGGTTCTTTGTCAATACCTTAGCCATACGCACTAAGCTTTCAGGCAACCCAAGTTTCCGGCAGTTACTTAGTCAAGTTCGAGAAGTAACACTAGGAGCTTATGCTCACCAAGACCTGCCCTTCGAGAAGCTAGTAGAAGAACTACAGCCAGAACGAAATCTGAGTCATTCACCGTTGTTTCAGGTAATGTTTGCCTTCCACAACACTCCAAGCGAACTCTGGGAACTTCCGGGATTGAACATTACCCCTCTAGAAGTCCATAACGGTGCAGCAAAGTTCGATCTCACCCTCGACCTGGAAGAAACTTCAGAGGGGATCAAAGGTGGAATTGAATACAACACAGATTTATTCGATGCTACAACTATTGCTCAAATGCTAGGGCATTTCCAAACTTTACTTGAAGGTATTGTCGCCAATCCAGAACAGCATATTTCAGATTTACCTCTATTAACAGTAGCCGAACAGCATCAGCTACTAAAAGAGTGGAATAATACTGAAGCTGACTACGATTTATCTCAATGTCTGCACCAGTTATTTGAAGCGCAGGTAGAGAAAACACCAGATGCGATCGCTGTAAAATTTGCAGAAAAACATCTTACCTACAGTGAGCTAAATTGTCGCGCCAATCAGCTAGCAAACTACTTGCAAACCTGTGGAGTCCAGTCAGATGTACTCGTAGCCATTTGTGTTGAGCGTTCCTTAGAAATGGTTGTCGGATTGTTAGGGATTCTCAAAGCTGGTGGCGCTTATGTACCTCTTGATCCCGAATATCCTCAAGAGCGTATAGCATACATGCTAGAGGATTGTCAAGCCCCAGTGCTGCTCACCCAAAGTAATTTAGTGGAGCATCTACCCGGAAAAACTCAGAAAATTTGCTTGGATACCGAGTGGGAAACAATCTCACAACAAAGCGATCGCAATCCCAATTCCAGCGTCAAGCCTCTGGATCTAGCTTATGTAATTTACACCTCTGGTTCCACCGGCAAACCAAAGGGCGCGATGAACACCCATCGGGGAATTTGCAATCGCTTACTGTGGATGCAAGACGCTTATAAACTAAATGCAACTGATAGCATTCTGCAAAAAACGCCTTTTAGTTTCGACGTTTCCGTTTGGGAGTTTTTCTGGCCCCTATTGACAGGGGCGCGTTTAGTGATGGCTCAACCAGGCGGACAGCGAGATGCGACTTACTTAATTAACACCATCGCCCAAGAGGAAATTACAACACTGCATTTTGTACCCTCAATGTTGCAAATATTTCTAGAAACCAAAGGGTTAGAACGTTGCAAATCTTTAAAACGGGTATTTTGTAGTGGCGAAGCCTTACCAGTTGACCTTCAGGAGCGGTTTTTTGAGCGAATGGGATGTGAACTACACAACCTTTATGGCCCTACCGAAGCAGCAATTGATGTCACATTTTGGCAGTGTCAAACAGAGAGTAACTTAACAAGTGTACCGATTGGGAGAGCGATCGCTAACACTCAACTTTATATCCTCGACTCCCATTTGCAACCAGTTCCCTTGGGTGCGAAAGGCGAACTTTATATTGGTGGTGTTGGAGTTGCTACAGGTTATCTCAACCGTCCAGACTTAACAGCCGAGCGATTTATTTCCCATCCTTTTAACAAAGGTGAAAAGCTTTACAAAACTGGAGACTTAGCCCGTTATCTTCCCGATGGCAACATTGAATACATCGGGAGAATTGATCATCAAGTAAAAATTCGTGGTTTCCGCATCGAACTTGGAGAAATTGAAGCTTTACTAGCACAACACCCTGGCATACAGGAAACTGTCGTCATAGCTAGAGTTGATAATCCACAAAACCAGCGACTAGTCGCCTACATCGTTCCTCACCCAGAACAGACACCAACCACAGACGAACTGCGGCACTTTCTCAAACAAAAATTGCCAGAATATATGGTGCCTAGTGCTTTCGTTTTACTAGACACTCTACCCCTAACCCCCAACGGCAAAATTGACCGTCGCGCTTTACCAGCACCAAATTCAACAAAGCTTGATTCAGAAAACACCTATGTGGCTCCTCGTGATCAATTAGAATTCCAACTGACCAAAATTTGGGAACAAATTCTGGGTGTCCAACCCATTGGTGTCAAGGATAACTTCTTTGAGCTAGGAGGACACTCGATATTAGCAGTAAAACTGTTTTGGCAAATTGAGAAGACATTTAATAAAAATCTACCTCTTGCAATTCTCTTCCAGTCAGGTACCGTAGAGGCTCTAGCTAAAATCATCTGCCAAGAAGAAGATTTAACAAAAAACTTGGCTTCAGTAAATACCTTGGACAAATCAAAACCTGCTTGGTCATCCCTGGTAGAAATTCAACCCAATGGTTCCAAGCCACCTTTTTTCTGTATTCATGGACTGGGTGGAGAAGTCTTGTGTTTCCGTGAATTGGCAATGCATCTAGGATCAGAGCAACCATTCTACGGACTACAGCCACAAGGGTTAGATGAAAAATACCCTTTCCATACGCGGGTTGAAGACATGGCAACTCACTATATTCAGGAAATACAGACCCTTCAGCCCAAGGGGCCTTATTTTTTGGGAGGTTATTCTTTTGGAGGTATAGTTGCTTTCGAGATGGCTCAACAACTCCAAGAGCAAGGTGAACAAGTTGGTATTTTAGTTATGCTTGATAGTTGTCGTCCAGGTTATAGTTGGCGGGCATCATTTCTCAAGCGAGGTTTTTTGCATTTAAAGAATATGGTTCAACAAGGGCCTAGCTATCTTTGGCAAAAAGCTGTGAAATGGATCTATTGGCGTAAGCGGCATCTCCGAAATAAATATAACCGTTACTTGGAAGAGTTACTTAATTTACCTGAGAATGACAAGCACTTAAAGAGTATAGATACTAATACTCAAGCCATTAGTGAATATATCTTCTCACCTTACCTTGGTCAAGCTATTCTCTTGCGAACAGAGGATCAAAATCGAAGTGAAGCTATGGGCACACAATACGATCCTCAATTCGGCTGGGGTGACATAGTAACTGGAGAATTAAATATTCATTACCTTCCCGGATCTCACCTTGGAATACTTAAAGAACCCCACGTACAGGTGTTAGCCGAAATATTGGGAAATTGCTTAACTCAGGCGCAGTCTCCAAAGAATTAA
- a CDS encoding O-antigen ligase family protein, with amino-acid sequence MRKLLIFAEQGFTIVSLLLYSGAILNVIMSGGAGQNDLAAYDSSFNRVIFFLIYLVTFFLIVLRWKKTLYFFILSNDIWLFSLIILTVVSITWSFEPSTTLKDSFTLVNSSLFGIYFASRYTLKEQLHLLAWNFGIIIVLSFVFAIALPKYGIQTDLGSPMWRGVFVHKNGLGSKMVVSSIVFFILAYQTKRRSWFFWGGFSLSILLLLLSASTSSLLNILILILAFFAFQIWRWPYQVMIPTLIMVATIIQTFYFWFSNNSDVLFTSVGKDSTLTGRTDIWPLVIDRIWRHPWLGYGYGGFWQGWDGESAYIWRIVGWVPTHPHNGYLSICLDLGFLGLGLFLLGFWRSYLQGFARLRGSKTALDIWPLIHMTYIALASLTESALLQSNSLNWILYVAVSFSVRKKY; translated from the coding sequence ATGAGAAAACTACTAATTTTTGCGGAGCAGGGATTCACAATTGTATCTTTGCTGCTGTATTCAGGGGCAATCTTAAACGTCATTATGTCGGGAGGAGCAGGACAGAATGATTTGGCAGCATATGATAGTTCTTTCAATCGGGTTATTTTTTTCTTAATATACTTAGTTACCTTCTTCCTGATAGTTCTGCGTTGGAAAAAAACTCTTTACTTCTTTATCTTAAGTAACGACATTTGGCTTTTTTCTTTAATCATACTAACAGTTGTTTCTATCACGTGGTCTTTCGAGCCATCAACAACATTAAAAGATAGTTTTACACTAGTTAATTCCAGTTTATTTGGTATATATTTTGCCTCTCGGTACACCTTAAAAGAGCAATTACATCTACTTGCTTGGAACTTTGGAATTATTATAGTATTGAGCTTCGTTTTTGCTATCGCCTTGCCTAAATACGGCATACAGACCGATCTTGGTAGCCCAATGTGGCGTGGAGTATTCGTGCACAAAAACGGTCTGGGAAGCAAGATGGTAGTTAGTAGTATAGTTTTTTTTATCCTTGCTTATCAAACTAAAAGACGCAGTTGGTTTTTCTGGGGGGGATTTAGCTTATCAATACTGCTCTTACTACTTTCCGCTTCCACTTCATCTCTACTTAATATATTAATTCTAATATTGGCATTTTTTGCTTTTCAAATTTGGCGTTGGCCATACCAGGTTATGATACCAACACTAATAATGGTGGCAACTATCATCCAAACTTTCTATTTTTGGTTTTCCAATAACTCTGATGTCCTGTTCACTTCAGTTGGTAAAGATTCGACACTAACGGGTCGAACAGACATTTGGCCATTAGTGATCGATAGGATTTGGAGACATCCTTGGCTTGGTTATGGTTATGGCGGATTCTGGCAAGGATGGGATGGCGAATCTGCTTATATTTGGCGCATAGTTGGATGGGTGCCAACCCACCCCCACAATGGTTATCTATCTATTTGCCTGGATTTGGGTTTTTTAGGGTTAGGGCTATTTTTGTTAGGATTTTGGCGCAGTTATCTGCAAGGATTCGCTCGGCTGCGTGGTAGTAAAACAGCATTAGATATTTGGCCACTTATACATATGACATATATAGCCTTAGCTAGCCTTACTGAATCTGCCTTGCTGCAATCCAATAGTTTGAATTGGATACTCTATGTGGCTGTATCTTTCTCAGTGAGAAAAAAATATTAA
- a CDS encoding oligosaccharide flippase family protein, giving the protein MIVNRLAQSITAFVLTAAIARTLGAEALGQYLLAYSYYFIFVGIASQGLKTLFTRELAREPQKTPVYLMSGTWLQLIFSFFSYGALVIVVFLLPYSPTTSTICYIMGLTIIPFALSNITEAIFQAQEKMHLIAIATVPVYVLRLIIMIWAMQLKYGIEYLGAILFFSETLILVIQWILVTKLVKIQWQIDGDFVFNTIKSARTFFAIEAIAVVSGRIQILILSLLGNEFLVGLFGGILQLLQPFLIIANSIISAMFPRLSKAVDQGREKQKQITENMIEVLLIMSLPLFIGMLFFGKDILIFIYDASFAQANIALRLSAASLLLLPFIRSLSYLLVANGFEIVNLREVVITTTLGSLGGVALVSQYQLLGAAIMALLMTTLGFVQYVFFTYTRLFSLNLWRIMRLPLLVSILMLPVFVLLQKISLDFIFTLIIATCAYGLIVTYLGIRAFGGFRFLWDKLLKVQ; this is encoded by the coding sequence ATGATAGTTAATCGGTTAGCACAAAGCATTACAGCCTTTGTATTAACTGCTGCTATTGCTCGTACTCTAGGAGCTGAGGCTTTAGGTCAGTATCTATTAGCGTATAGCTACTACTTTATCTTTGTGGGTATTGCTTCACAAGGTCTCAAGACATTATTTACCAGAGAATTAGCCCGTGAGCCACAAAAAACGCCAGTTTATTTAATGAGTGGTACTTGGCTGCAATTAATATTTAGTTTCTTTAGTTATGGGGCATTGGTGATTGTAGTCTTCTTACTTCCCTACAGTCCCACAACCTCGACTATTTGCTACATCATGGGTTTAACGATTATTCCCTTTGCACTTTCCAACATAACTGAGGCAATTTTTCAAGCTCAAGAAAAGATGCATCTGATTGCCATCGCTACAGTTCCAGTATATGTCTTACGCCTAATAATAATGATTTGGGCGATGCAACTGAAATACGGAATTGAATATCTGGGAGCGATCCTATTTTTTTCAGAAACACTAATTCTTGTAATTCAATGGATTCTTGTAACAAAATTAGTAAAAATACAATGGCAGATTGATGGAGATTTTGTATTTAATACAATTAAAAGTGCTCGGACATTTTTTGCTATTGAAGCGATAGCTGTAGTCTCTGGCAGAATTCAGATTCTGATTCTTTCATTATTAGGAAATGAGTTTTTAGTAGGTCTATTTGGTGGAATATTACAATTGCTACAGCCTTTTTTGATTATTGCTAACAGTATAATTTCAGCAATGTTTCCGAGACTTTCAAAGGCGGTAGATCAAGGGCGTGAGAAGCAGAAGCAGATCACTGAAAATATGATTGAAGTCCTACTAATTATGTCATTACCCTTATTTATAGGGATGTTATTTTTTGGCAAAGATATACTAATTTTTATATATGACGCTAGCTTTGCTCAGGCAAATATAGCCCTTCGTTTAAGTGCTGCATCACTGCTGTTATTGCCCTTCATCCGCTCACTCTCATATCTACTTGTAGCCAATGGTTTTGAGATCGTGAACCTGCGTGAAGTGGTTATTACAACTACATTAGGAAGCTTGGGAGGTGTAGCATTAGTTTCCCAGTATCAGTTACTAGGTGCAGCTATTATGGCATTATTAATGACTACTCTTGGTTTTGTCCAGTATGTATTCTTCACCTATACTCGCCTATTCTCATTAAATTTATGGCGAATTATGCGCCTACCATTACTAGTAAGCATTTTAATGCTACCTGTATTCGTATTACTGCAAAAAATTAGCTTAGACTTTATATTCACTTTAATTATTGCAACTTGTGCCTATGGATTAATTGTGACTTATCTCGGTATTCGTGCCTTTGGAGGTTTCCGTTTTTTGTGGGATAAACTTTTAAAAGTGCAGTAA